From Actinomycetes bacterium, a single genomic window includes:
- a CDS encoding ABC transporter permease yields MTTTLRLLAVWWWLQLKMRSRSAFDGLLSIVYPLFFATTVFLMYREGGDEAALIGAAVGASVMGVWSAVATTASTSLQQERRTGTLELLVAAPTPFPLVIVPMTLSMATIGLYSLVATLLWGRLAFGIPLSLAHPAAFVVASVVTAIGISLRGFLLAVTAVRYRGACALGTALELPVWLICRLPGAIVDPAQLDAADLLGAAPDVGSGGRQGRRAKRVALGRHRDVPTAVSGLRFGRRLAGRTASHLGARQRRAGPDLRGRP; encoded by the coding sequence GTGACCACGACGCTGCGGCTCCTGGCGGTCTGGTGGTGGCTGCAGCTGAAGATGCGCAGCCGATCGGCCTTCGACGGGCTGCTCTCCATCGTCTATCCGCTGTTCTTCGCCACCACGGTGTTTCTGATGTACCGCGAGGGCGGCGACGAGGCGGCCCTGATCGGAGCCGCGGTCGGGGCCAGCGTGATGGGCGTGTGGTCGGCGGTTGCGACGACAGCGTCGACGTCCCTGCAGCAAGAGCGCCGCACCGGCACCCTGGAGCTGCTGGTCGCGGCACCGACACCGTTCCCCCTCGTCATCGTCCCGATGACCCTGTCGATGGCCACGATCGGCCTCTACAGCCTGGTGGCCACCTTGCTGTGGGGGCGGCTGGCCTTCGGGATCCCGCTCTCGCTGGCCCACCCCGCGGCCTTCGTGGTCGCGTCCGTCGTCACCGCGATCGGGATCAGCCTCAGGGGCTTCCTCCTGGCGGTCACGGCGGTGCGCTACCGGGGCGCGTGTGCACTGGGAACGGCGCTGGAGCTGCCGGTGTGGCTCATCTGCCGGCTTCCTGGTGCCATTGTCGATCCTGCCCAGCTGGATGCGGCCGATCTCCTGGGTGCTGCCCCCGACGTGGGGAGTGGCGGCCGTCAAGGGCGCCGCGCTAAGCGGGTCGCCCTGGGGCGACATCGCGATGTGCCTACTGCTGTCAGCGGTCTACGGTTTGGTCGCCGCCTGGCTGGCCGAACGGCTAGTCACCTCGGCGCGCGCCAACGCCGCGCTGGCCCTGACCTGAGAGGGCGGCC
- a CDS encoding ATP-binding cassette domain-containing protein produces MAVIEVDQLTRRYRAKTGIRHRSTKGVEAVKGISFQFERGELLGLLGPNGAGKTTTIKMLITFLLPLGRSRAGPGARRGDGAA; encoded by the coding sequence ATGGCGGTCATCGAGGTCGACCAGCTGACCCGGAGGTACCGGGCCAAGACCGGCATCCGGCACAGGTCCACCAAAGGGGTGGAGGCGGTCAAGGGGATCAGCTTCCAGTTCGAACGGGGGGAGCTGCTCGGGCTGCTGGGTCCGAACGGTGCTGGCAAGACGACCACGATCAAGATGCTGATCACCTTCCTGCTGCCCCTCGGGAGGTCACGCGCGGGTCCTGGGGCACGACGTGGTGACGGAGCCGCGTGA